From the genome of uncultured Bacteroides sp.:
GTTGATAAGGAATTTTGTGAAGTTCCATTTAATCTCTGCATCCTCCTTGTAATTAGGATTTTCCTTTGAAAGCATATCATCAAGGATTTTTGCTATTGGGTGATTCATGTCAAATCCGGCAAAGCTTTTTTCGCTCTTTAAGAACTTAAACAGGTCGCTGGCATTATCTCCGTTTACTTCTAACTTCTTAAATTGTGGAAATTGCACATCGTAGTTTAAAGTGCAGAACTCGTGAATCTCTTCATCTGTACCTGCTGCCTGATTGGCAAACTGATTGCAAGGGAAATCAAGAACAACTAATCCCTGATCCTTATACTCTTCATAGATTTTCTCCAGTTCTTTGTACTGAGGGGTAAAACCGCATGCTGTTGCTGTGTTTACTACTAATAAAACTTTACCTGCAAATTCGTTCAAAGATACATCGTTTCCTTTTCTGTCTTTTACTGTGAAATTATAAACTGTGCTCATATTCTTGTATTTTTTAGTTTGTTATTACTGACTTTATAATTGTTCTTTTTATTTTTATAATGCGAATATATACAAAATTAAATTGTGTGCAATATAATTGGATGAAAATTTATTGTTCGTTAACTTAATACTTTATTTATCTGTAGAATTTCTCTATTGTTTCAGAGGGTTGTACTGTATAAAGAAATGTGGAATTTAGTGGGAGATATGCTTGGTTTGTAGCAGATAAATAGAATTTAGTAGCAGATGATTTTTTATCTACTACCACCTGAAAGCCTTATTACTAGGGCCTTTTATGTATTTTAGTAGCAGATGGTGGAGATGATTTGTGAAAAATAATATTTTTTGTTTAGAAGGAATTATGCTAAGTCTAACAAGGCTATAGAAGAATAAATTATTCAATATTTTATATATATTTATAATATGATTTTGTATCTTTACAATACTGTTGTATAACTAAATTAAAATATATGGAGGACCTTTTTATGGAGAATAAGTATGTTATTGATGATTTTTTCGATATAAGTTATAAAAAGAATGGCAACGTTTCTATTAAATTTAAGAAAAATGCATCTGCTATTGAGTTAATCATTAAGGAGCTAAATTTTTATCACTATATTGTAAATAATAAGAAAATATTTTTTAAAAAAGATGATTTAAATTTTGTTTCCATAGATAAAACTGATATTCGGGATGGAGTTGTTGGGCGAGTGAAGAAGGTGATTTTAGGTGTTGATATTTATCCTGAGGGATGTGACTACGAAAGTTTTATACAAGCTTTATACGATGCAACTTTAATCATATCTCAACGTTTAATGCCGATCTACTGTCCTTATATTGATTTAAATAATGAGGAAAAACATGCTTTTTTAATGAAATATGATCAAATATATAAATCTGAATATATAAAAGATGAACTTTTAGCTAAGTTTATATATTGGGGAATGAAAGAAAAAGATGATGTAGGTGGAACTTTTTCATTAGGTAAGAAATTATTTTATAAAGCAATAAATAAAAATGAATACCTGATTTTTTGTTTTAGTTTAAATGATTCTCGAAAGCATATATATATATTTGATTCTATTCTTGCTAGTTTCAAATCAGAAAATGATATTGGAGTAAGTTCATATTTAAGTTTGAATCCAGATTTTACACGTAATAATTTTATATTGGAGCGTGATTATAATAGTTTTAAAGAGTTAATGGAATAACTCTGTTTTATGTACTTATGGAAATTGAATTAATTTTATGTATCTGATGGTATATCATTATAGATAAAAATAGAAAAAGGCTGCTTCAAACGAAGCAGCCTTTCTTATTTATAGAGCTAATTAGGATTAGTCTTCTTGCTCAACACCCCATTGTTGCTTAGCCAAACGCTTGTAGTTGTTATATCTCCACTTAGCGTTGTCCTGAGCAGCCTGGAATAATTCATTAGCTTCAGCAGGATATTGTTTTGCCAATGAAGCGTAACGAACTTCACCTTTCAGGAAGTTTTGGAAGTTATCCCAGTTTGGAGCTTTAGAATCCAATGTGAATGGATTTTGTCCTTCAGCTTCCAATGCAGGATTGTATCTCCACAAATGCCAGTAACCGCATTCTACTGCAGCTGCTTGTTCAGCTTGTGCTTTGCCCATACCAGCTTTCAAACCGTGGTTGATACATGGTGAGTAAGCAATAACGATTGAAGGTCCGTCATAAGCTTCAGCTTCGCGGATAGCTTTCAATGTTTGAGCTTGGTCAGCCCCCATAGCAACTTGTGCGCAATATACATAACCGTATGTAGAAGCGATCAAACCAAGGTCTTTCTTACGTACTCTCTTACCTGCAGCAGCAAACTTAGCAATAGCTCCAACTGGAGTTGCTTTAGATGACTGACCACCAGTGTTTGAGTAAACTTCAGTATCAAGAACCAATACATTTACATTCTTTCCAGAAGCAAGTACGTGATCCAAACCACCGAAACCGATATCATAAGAAGCACCGTCACCGCCGATAATCCATTGAGATTTCTTGATTAAGAATTTGCTTAGAGAAGCAATTTCTTTGCAGATATCGCAGTCGCAAGCTTTTACAAGTGGAGTAATCTTAGCTTCAAGTTCGATAGAACGTTCTGTGTTGTCTTTGTCGGCAATCCATTCGTTGAACAAACCTTTCAGTTCGTCTGAACAGCAGTCGCAAGTCTGACCCTTAGTCATCAAGTCAACAAGACGATCACGCATCTTATCAACTGCAAGAGTCATACCCATACCGAATTCAGCGAAGTCTTCGAATAATGAGTTAGCCCATGCTGGTCCGTGACCTTCTTCGTTAGTTGTATAAGGAGTTGATGGTACTGAACCAGAGTAGATAGAAGAACATCCTGTTGCGTTAGCAATCATCTGACGGTCGCCAAACAATTGAGTTAACAACTTAACGTAAGGAGTTTCACCACAACCTGAACATGCACCAGAGAACTCGAATAATGGAGTAGCAAACTGTGAATTCTTCACGTTAGCATTAACATTTACCAAGTGTTGTTTGCTCTTTACTTTTGTAGCAACATATTCCCAGTTAGGAGCTTGTGGAAGCTGACCTTCCAAAGGTTGCATCTTAAGAGCCTTACCTTGTTTGTTTCCTGGACATACATCAGCACAGTTACCGCAACCAAGACAGTCAAGTACGTCAACCTGGATACGGAACTTCATACCATCGAATACTTTTCCGGTAGCTTTCAACATATCAGTGAAAGGAGCTGCTGCTTGTTCTGCTTCGTCAAGTACGAATGGACGGATAGAAGCGTGAGGACAAACATAAGCACACTTGTTACACTGGATACAATTTTCTGAATTCCATTCTGGAACGAAAGCAGCTACACCACGTTTTTCGTAAGTAGCAGTACCTTGTTGCCATGTACCATCTTCAATACCAACGAAAGTAGATACTGGAAGATCATCACCATTCTGAGCGTTGATAACCTTAACTACTTTTTCTACGAATTCAGGAGTGTTGTTGTCTGCAGCTTCTTCATCTTTCAAAGTAGCCCAAGCAGGATCAACAGTTAGTTGTTTGTATTCGCCACCACGGTCAACAGCTGCATTGTTCTTGTCAACAATGTCTTGTCCTTTCTTACCGTAAGACTTAACAATGAATTTCTTCATTTGTTCTACAGCCAAATCTACTGGAATAACACCAGTGATACGGAAGAATGCAGACTGAAGGATAGTGTTTGTTCTGTTACCCAAGCCAATTTCCTGTGCAATTTGAGTAGCATTGATATAATAAACTGTGATATTCTTTTCTGCGAAATAACGTTTTACGTTGTTTGGCAAATGTTTAGCCAGTTCTTCTTCGTTCCAGATAGTATTCAAAAGGAATGTACCATTCTGTTGCAAACCGCGTGTTACATCATACATACGAAGGTATGCCTGAACGTGACAAGCTACGAAGTTAGGTGTATTTACCAAATATGTAGAACGAATAGGAGTATCACCGAAACGAAGGTGTGAACAAGTGAAACCTCCTGATTTCTTAGAGTCGTAAGAGAAGTAAGCCTGACAGTGCTTGTTAGTATTATCACCGATAATCTTAACAGAGTTCTTGTTAGCACCTACAGTACCATCAGCTCCCAAACCGAAGAATTTAGCTTCGTACATACCTGCACCGCCTAATGCGATTTCTTCTTTCTTTGGAAGAGAAGTGAAAGTAACGTCGTCAACTATACCAAGAGTGAACTGGTTCTTAGGCATTGCCAAAGAAAGGTTTTCGTATACAGAGATTACCTGAGCAGGAGTAGTATCTTTAGAAGAAAGACCATAACGACCACCAACGATAACCGGAGCATCAGCTTGTCCGTAGAAACAATCTTTTACGTCTAAGTATAATGGTTCGCCTACTGCACCTGGTTCTTTTGTTCTGTCTAATACAGCAATACGTTTTGCAGTCTTAGGAACAGCAGCAAGGAAGTGTTTAGCAGAGAATGGACGGTACAAGTGTACTGCAACCAAACCAACTTTTTCTCCCTGAGCAGTTAAGTAGTCGATAGCTTCGCGAGCAGCTTCTGTAACAGAACCCATAGCGATGATTACACGGTCAGCATCGTCAGCACCATAGTAATCGAACAAGCTATATTTACGTCCTGTGATTTCAGAAAGTTCTTTCATGTATTCTTCTACGATACCTGGAACAGCGTCATAGAATTTGTTGCATGATTCTCTATGTTGGAAGTAAACATCAGGGTTTTCAGCCATACCGCGTGCAACTGGGTTCTCTGGGTTCAAAGAACGGTTACGGAAGTCAGCCAAAGCTTCTTTGTCGATCAAGTGAGCAAGATCGTCATTTTCCAACATCTCGATTTTCTGAATTTCGTGTGATGTACGGAATCCGTCGAAGAAGTTTACGAATGGAACGCGTGATTTAATTGTAGCTAAGTGAGCTACTGCTGATAAGTCCATAACTTCCTGTACAGAACCTTCTGCCAACATAGCAAAACCTACCTGACGACAAGCCATAACATCCTGGTGGTCACCGAAGATAGAAAGAGCGTGTGAAGCCAATGCACGAGCTGATACGTGGAAAACGCAAGGTAGTAATTCACCTGCAATTTTGTACATATTAGGAATCATAAGCAATAATCCCTGAGATGCTGTGTAAGTGGTTGTCAGTGCGCCAGCCTGTAAAGAACCGTGTAATGCACCAGCTGCACCTCCCTCAGATTGCATTTCCTGTACTAATACTGTTTCGCCGAAGATGTTTTTACGTCCGGCTGCAGCCCATTCGTCTACGTATTCTGCCATAGTCGAAGAAGGAGTGATAGGATAAATCGCGGCAACTTCTGAGAACATATACGAGATATGTGCAGCAGCCTGATTACCATCACATGTGATGAATTTCTTCTGTTTAGTCATAACATTTAATATATTAAATAAAAAAACTCAGTTAATAAAGAAAACCAAATAACCATAAAGGTATCTGATTTCCTCGCCCTATTTCTGCCCTGTGAATGGCATACGTAATGGCTGGATTATTTTTGACCTTAAATCCGTCGGTACATATCTTAAATGGAATCTTTTCATCTACCAGAAAAGAAGTTCCTTTTTCTCCTTTATTGAGAACATGATCCTTATAGAGTGTATTGAGAAAGAATGTCTCTGCAACATCTTGTTCTTCCACTTTTACCGGATAGATAGAATACATAAGATTAGTGTTATGCATCATAATCTTTGATGGCTTTTTAGGGAAGGATTCACCTTTTGGATAAACCATATTGATTAACCGTGCGTCTGCAAGATATTTGATGTAGTTCATAACCGTAGCACGTGATGTCTCAATCTCTGTTGCCAACTGGCTTACATTGGGAGCTGAAGGACCATCAACCGCCAGCAAGTATAAAAGCTTCTTTATCTTTGAAAGATATTTCAGTTCTATTTGCTTAATAAGTAGAATGTCTACCTCTACCATCATGTTCATTGTTTTAAGCAAATTTTCGGAAAAATTTCTTTTTTCGAGAAAAAATGGATAAAAACCATGATGAAGATAATCCTGGAAATAGTCTGTGGGACGAACCTTTGAGAGAACAGTCTTGGCTATTTGCTCATGATTGGACAAAATATCTTCTAACGAATATGGCGGGAAACTATTACCTGTTTGCAGATTCAGAAATTCTCTGAATGAGAATCCACGTAGATTATATGATTTTACGATACCGGATAACTCAGCATTTTCTTCTTTCAATCGCATAACCGAGGAACCGGAAAATACAATTTTCAATCCAGGAAAACGGTCATGGCAAATTCTTAGTTCATGACTCCAGTTTGGATACTTAAAGACCTGGTCTATGAGAAGTACTTTACCACCGTTTTTAAGAAATTCTTCTGCAAATTCTATAATGGTATGCCCTGAGAAATAAAAGTTATTCATGTTGATAAACAAGCATGAACGGTCAGTTCCGAATCGCTCTTTTGCATATTGCAACAGGAAAGTAGTTTTCCCTACACCGCGAGTCCCTTTGATTCCAATAAGACGGTCGTTCCAATCGATCTCATCCATTAAATCACGTCGAACGGAGGCATTGGTGTGTTCTACCAGATAGCTGTGAGTTCTGTAAAAGGCTTCCATAAACATTCTTTTATTGTCGAGGCAAAGATAATTATAATTATCAACTTTGCAAAGTAGAGATTGCAAAATATTTATCTATTTAAACTTGTTTATGCTTTTGTTTATAGAAAGTGATTATGTAACTTATAAATATTCAATTATGCAGAGGGTAATTGTTGCTTCAATCTTATTTATAGGCTCTGCTTTAATCCGTTTATTTTATTTGATAGATGTCATTTTGTACAAAATAAAACATTCTTTTGTACAAGAATAAATTTATTTCAGATGGTTGATTATTCTATTTCTCTTTTTGCTTACTTTTGTATACAAAATACATAAAAAATAAATGCTGGAAGTATATTTATTCAATCCGGATAATGATTTGGCGTTGGCTAATGGTGATGAGAATTACACTCCGCCTCTTTCTGCCCGAAAAATGGCAGACGACCTTTCGTTACTGCCAATATGGTATACCTCACGGGGAATGCTGGTAATGAGTAACGAACCGGATGCTGAGGAATGGATGCTGCAGATAAAGAATTTGTTTGATTTACCTGTCGACAGAATAAGGGAAGATGAGATTGCTTTTAAGTCATCTTTGAAACTTTGTCCGTGGGGATGGAATGCTGCTTTGATAAAACAAGCCCGGCTATTAGGCTTTTCAGATGATTTTCTACCTGATAAAAATCAAATGGAGATTTTACGTGAGTTGTCTCATCGATCTTTAGCTGTTTCTTTACTTAAGGAGTTGAATGTTTCTTCTTCATTTTGTGGAGTCTCGGAAGAATTAACTTCTGATGAAGCTGTTCGGAAATTTGTAGAACATTATCCCAAAGTTCTTTTAAAGGCACCATGGTCGGGTAGTGGCAAAGGACTACGACCGGGTAAAGGTGAATATACCAGTCATATTCAGGGATGGAGTAACCGGGTGATAAAGAATCAGCGTTGTGTAGTAGGTGAACCTTGGCTGGATAAAGTGAAGGATTTTGCCATGGAATTTTTTTGTGATGAATCGGGTAAAGTCTCTTTTGCCGGATATTCTTTTTTTGAAACAGATGTAAGAGGGGCTTACACGGGGAATCTGCTGGCTTCGAATGAAGCTATAGAACAGTGTCTTACCGAATTTGTTAATGCTGCCGATTTGCATTTATTGCGCGATCTGCTTGAAATAAAACTCTCTCAACTGATAGGTAAAAAGTATTATGGATATCTGGGGGTAGATATGATGATTTGTCGTTTCCCTGAACAACCTGTATTCCGTATTCATCCTTGTGTGGAGGTGAACTTGCGTATGAATATGGGGATTTTTTCCCGACTCTTTTATGACAGGTTTATTACTCCCGGAAAGATGGGTTATTTTAAGGTTGATTATTTTAACGATCCTTCTTTACTGATGACTGACCACGAGAAGAAGCAGGCTGAATTTCCACTCGTTATTGAAAATGGCCGGATTATGTCCGGCTATATGGAATTAACACCTGTAACACAACAAAAAAATTATCGTGCAAGCATCTTGGTTGAAGGATGAATCTGTCCGTTTTTATCTGTAAATAAAACCCTGTAAAGTCCTTTTTGTAAGTTATATAAAGGAATCTTTTCTTTATATTTTGAATATAATACACATCTGCCGGTAAGATCTGTAATAGTTATACTCTCAAATTCTTCGGACTTAGGAAGTTGCAATAATAGGCTATCCTGGGATAATTGAAGTTTATTATCCGGGAGTGTTAATTGTATTGCTGCACTTTCATTTCCAAAACGATCGGTTGCTGTTACTGCAAAATAACGTTTGTTTTCTCTGGCAGTCTCTTCCTTATAAGCATAATGATTCTCTCTGATATCGTGTGCAACAATATTATAAGGCTTGGATATATCTACTGGAAATTTATCAGAAGCATATACTATATAGTATGGAGCTGTTCGTGAGTCGTTGTCGGTTGATGGTTGCCAGCTTAATTGGACTGTAGATCCTATACGGTTACTTGATAAATCCTTAGGATGTGTTGGAGCTGTATTGTCCAGCCATTTCATTTTAGGTTGAAGGGCAGGACTGGCGTAATGTAATCCGTTTAGTTCGTCGAACAGATGCTTGGTATTTTTTAATAGGTATTCAGTGCGGTAAAAGGCTTGTCCGGTTAATCCATGGCGACGGGTAAAATATATCTGACGTTCTATTTCACTTAGCGGCCAGTCTTTTTCTGCCGGATCAAGAAAATAAATACCTAATCCGGGAACTACACAACGTCCGAAGCTATTTTCCTGCCAATCTAATGCAAATGGATAAAAGTTATTTCCGTTGAAATACATCATGGGGAATAGGATGTCCTGAATTCCTTCACGAAGCCATCCTTGTGCATCCTGGTAAACTGTATGATAAGCATTCCATCCTCCTGATGGGTAGTGAGAAGTATCTTTGAATTTGCCAACAGGCGAACTGCTCATTTTTACCCAAGGTTTGATTTGCTTAACCTGTTGATACAAGTACCGTACAATGGCTGTTATGTTGTCTCTTCTCCAACTGTCCAGGCTTTTTCCGTTGCCATATTTGCGGAACATCTCTTTATCCGGAAATTCATTTGGACGGTCAGGATAACGAATATAATCAAGATGGATACCGTCTACATCATAACCGGTAATTATTTCTTTTACAATAGAAAAAAGGTAATCTTTTGTTGCAGGGTTGCTGGGATCGAGAAACCATTCACCCTGATAGCTTTTACATATTTGTGGGTGTTTCTTAGTAACAGACTTATTCCCTAATGCTTTTACATGATTTTCTTTTCCCAATGGAATTGAGACTATCCAGACATGACATTCCATTCCGCGTTTATGGCACTCTTCAATGGCAAATGCAAGTGCATCATATCCGGGAGAGTTGCCGACTTTTCCCGTTAATGTCTCATTATAGGTTTCAATGGAAGAAGGATAGATAACGTCTCCACGTAAACGGGTTTGAAGTAATACGGTATTAAAATTGGCAGCTTTTAGCTCATCCAAAATTCTGCATAATTCTGCTTTTTGTTTATTGATAGTGGTAGGAGAGGTGGCTTTGACTGTAGGCCAGTCAAGTCCATATATTGTTGTCAGCCAAGTGGCTCGTATCTCATTTTTAGGTTGTGCCAGTGTATTGGTTATGAAAAAACAAAGGAACAAAAGAATAAGGTATGTATGTTTCATTTTCGCTTGCTGTAATGTTGCAAAGGTAGATAAAAGAACGTAAAAAAGCGTTAGAAGATTCCTCTTTTTCAACTGAAAGGGGACACGAATAAATAATATTACTTATTTTTGTTTAAAATACAAAACAGGGAAAAGCTAAACAGTGCATGAACGCTTTTTCATGCTAAAAAGAAGACTCTAATGAAAAAGTATAAAAAATCTACATGGCTTTGTGGTGCTCTCTTTCTTT
Proteins encoded in this window:
- a CDS encoding glutathione peroxidase, whose amino-acid sequence is MSTVYNFTVKDRKGNDVSLNEFAGKVLLVVNTATACGFTPQYKELEKIYEEYKDQGLVVLDFPCNQFANQAAGTDEEIHEFCTLNYDVQFPQFKKLEVNGDNASDLFKFLKSEKSFAGFDMNHPIAKILDDMLSKENPNYKEDAEIKWNFTKFLINRNGEVVKRFEPTEDITKVEAEIKSLL
- the nifJ gene encoding pyruvate:ferredoxin (flavodoxin) oxidoreductase → MTKQKKFITCDGNQAAAHISYMFSEVAAIYPITPSSTMAEYVDEWAAAGRKNIFGETVLVQEMQSEGGAAGALHGSLQAGALTTTYTASQGLLLMIPNMYKIAGELLPCVFHVSARALASHALSIFGDHQDVMACRQVGFAMLAEGSVQEVMDLSAVAHLATIKSRVPFVNFFDGFRTSHEIQKIEMLENDDLAHLIDKEALADFRNRSLNPENPVARGMAENPDVYFQHRESCNKFYDAVPGIVEEYMKELSEITGRKYSLFDYYGADDADRVIIAMGSVTEAAREAIDYLTAQGEKVGLVAVHLYRPFSAKHFLAAVPKTAKRIAVLDRTKEPGAVGEPLYLDVKDCFYGQADAPVIVGGRYGLSSKDTTPAQVISVYENLSLAMPKNQFTLGIVDDVTFTSLPKKEEIALGGAGMYEAKFFGLGADGTVGANKNSVKIIGDNTNKHCQAYFSYDSKKSGGFTCSHLRFGDTPIRSTYLVNTPNFVACHVQAYLRMYDVTRGLQQNGTFLLNTIWNEEELAKHLPNNVKRYFAEKNITVYYINATQIAQEIGLGNRTNTILQSAFFRITGVIPVDLAVEQMKKFIVKSYGKKGQDIVDKNNAAVDRGGEYKQLTVDPAWATLKDEEAADNNTPEFVEKVVKVINAQNGDDLPVSTFVGIEDGTWQQGTATYEKRGVAAFVPEWNSENCIQCNKCAYVCPHASIRPFVLDEAEQAAAPFTDMLKATGKVFDGMKFRIQVDVLDCLGCGNCADVCPGNKQGKALKMQPLEGQLPQAPNWEYVATKVKSKQHLVNVNANVKNSQFATPLFEFSGACSGCGETPYVKLLTQLFGDRQMIANATGCSSIYSGSVPSTPYTTNEEGHGPAWANSLFEDFAEFGMGMTLAVDKMRDRLVDLMTKGQTCDCCSDELKGLFNEWIADKDNTERSIELEAKITPLVKACDCDICKEIASLSKFLIKKSQWIIGGDGASYDIGFGGLDHVLASGKNVNVLVLDTEVYSNTGGQSSKATPVGAIAKFAAAGKRVRKKDLGLIASTYGYVYCAQVAMGADQAQTLKAIREAEAYDGPSIVIAYSPCINHGLKAGMGKAQAEQAAAVECGYWHLWRYNPALEAEGQNPFTLDSKAPNWDNFQNFLKGEVRYASLAKQYPAEANELFQAAQDNAKWRYNNYKRLAKQQWGVEQED
- a CDS encoding AAA family ATPase, which produces MEAFYRTHSYLVEHTNASVRRDLMDEIDWNDRLIGIKGTRGVGKTTFLLQYAKERFGTDRSCLFINMNNFYFSGHTIIEFAEEFLKNGGKVLLIDQVFKYPNWSHELRICHDRFPGLKIVFSGSSVMRLKEENAELSGIVKSYNLRGFSFREFLNLQTGNSFPPYSLEDILSNHEQIAKTVLSKVRPTDYFQDYLHHGFYPFFLEKRNFSENLLKTMNMMVEVDILLIKQIELKYLSKIKKLLYLLAVDGPSAPNVSQLATEIETSRATVMNYIKYLADARLINMVYPKGESFPKKPSKIMMHNTNLMYSIYPVKVEEQDVAETFFLNTLYKDHVLNKGEKGTSFLVDEKIPFKICTDGFKVKNNPAITYAIHRAEIGRGNQIPLWLFGFLY